In a single window of the Prosthecobacter sp. SYSU 5D2 genome:
- a CDS encoding acylphosphatase yields MIAKQVLYTGRVQGVGFRYSTKQIASGYDVTGSVKNLPDGRVQLQAMSYDADELEAFLAAIDESSLGSLIKEREVSVIPALVGQRSFVIER; encoded by the coding sequence ATGATTGCCAAGCAAGTGCTCTACACCGGCCGTGTCCAAGGTGTCGGTTTCCGTTATTCCACCAAGCAGATCGCCTCCGGCTACGATGTCACCGGATCGGTGAAAAACCTGCCCGACGGCCGGGTGCAGCTCCAGGCCATGTCCTATGATGCTGACGAGCTGGAGGCCTTTCTCGCCGCCATTGATGAAAGCAGTCTGGGTTCCCTGATCAAGGAACGCGAGGTCTCCGTCATTCCTGCGCTGGTGGGACAGAGAAGCTTCGTGATCGAACGGTAG